The genomic interval ttacaaatttTTTGTACATAACAATGTCTCCCGGCACAAAGTCTGATCGTATTGTTCCCCCGTAGTAATCACTCTGTAAGGACTGTTTATGTTCGATGAGATTAGGCGAGTTGGACGCAGGCGAGGACCGCGGGAGGCACAAGTCGAGGCGCGACCTCAACTGTCGGCCGAACACCAGCTGTGCCGGCGACTGCCCCGTGCTCGAATGTATCGAGTTAcgatattgaaataaatattgtaataatttacaGTGAATCTCGTCTTGGTTTCGCCCTGATAGAAGTGCACTCCTTAACcctttttttacaatttttacataGCTCTCTGCTTGCCCATTACTCATTGGATGATACACCGGTGACGTCATTACCGCGATACCATTTAGGCGACAAAAATTTACAAACTGCTCCGAAACAAACGATTGAGCGTTTATCACTAACAATAGTATGGGGAATACCAAAGGTCGACATGAAATAACACAATTTACCGATTACTGCGGCCGATGTAGTATTCGATTTCATGTCGAAACATTCCACCCATTTTGAGTGAGCGTCTACGATCACTAGGTACATATGATTTTGTATTGGTCCAAGGAAATCCATATGGATTCTACTAAAAGCCTCCGCCGGGTAGGGCCAGGGCGCGAGAGGGGCGCGCGGCGGGGAGGGGCGCGTACCTACACATACCTGACATTCGCTAATTAATTTTTCAATGGCTTTATCTAGACCCGGGAACCAAAACTTTGATCGTGCCTCGGCTTTAGTTTTAACCATCCCAAAATGCATTCCGTGTAACTCAGCTAACAGGTGATGACGTAAACTTTCAGGAATTACTACCTTATGGCCTCGCATTAAACAACCTTTTTCCACTGAAAGTTGGGACTGGCATAGAAAATATGGTTTTAAATACGGTTTATTACATTTTCGTGGCCAACCATTGAGTACACACTGAATAACTTCATTCAATACGGGATCACTATTTGTTTCGCGACGCAGCTGATCGAGCGTGATGGGCAATGCCCCCTCCACCACGAAGTTGACGTATGCAGCGCGGTCGGGCTCctgccccgccgccgccgccgccgtgtcTGCCGTCCTGTTGCTAACGGTATTGTTCATTAAACCCGGTTTTGTTGCGCGCGATAAATAATCAGCACTATTGTTACTACTACTTACGAATtctataacataattatatgcagATAGAAATATTGCGTATCTTTGTAGCCTATTTGCTGATACCTCAGGAATGCCGTGATTAGGTCCGAATATAGACACGATAGGCTTATGGTCGGTGCGTAAGACAAACGGTTCCGACCTTGCGTATAAGTATTGATGGAATCGTTTGACACCAAAAATTATAGCGGTAGCCTCCTTCTGAATTtgagcatattttttttcggcGTCGTTAAGCGTTCGAGATGCAAACGATATAGGACGTTCTAATCCGTCGGGTCCTACCTGGGACAATATCGCGCCTAATCCGGTTGGAGAAGCGTCGActgttaatataatttttgcaTTGGGATCAAAATGAGCTAAAACTTTCTCAGATGCAAGACATTTTTTTATCTCACTAAATGCCTTACAATGCTCTGTAGACCAAtaccattttttatttttcttcagGAGATCATAAAGCGGACTAAGCATTGACGATGCATTAGGTACAAAATTTCTATAATAGTTGACCAGACCTAAGAAAGATTGCAACTGGGAAACATTAGTCGGAACCGCGGCTTGCACAATAGCCTTAACTTTTTCCGGTGACTTCCTAATGCCatgtttattaataatgtaGCCAAGATACGTTATCTCATCTTTAAAAAACTCACATTTGTCTTTACCTAAAGTGAGACCTGCATCATGAAATATTTGAAGTACTGcttccaatttttttaaatgttctGACTTGTTTGGTGCTGTTATAAGCACGTCGTCTAAGAAAAATAACACGCCATCTAATCTCAAAATACTCTCCATCGCCTTTTGAAAAATAGCCGGAGCTGAAGATAGGCCAAATACTAACCTCTTGTACTTAAATAATCCCTTAGGCGTGTTTATACaagttatattatttgtatctTCCAAAATCAGCTGATTATAAGCACTAGACATATCTAACTTAGTAAACTGTTCGCCACCATGAAGCCTGGAAAACAATTCTTGCACAGTGGGCAGCGGATATTTTTCAACGAACAGCTGTTTGTTAATTGTTTGAGAGTAATCTGCACAAATACGGACTGACCCATTACTTTTTAAAACGGGAACAATGGGAGACGCGTAATCGGAGTAATCTACCGGTTCAATCACGCCTATTTGTACCAAGCGTTCAATTTCTTTGTTAACTTTTTCTCTTAGTGCAAACGCGACTGGTCtagatttcataaaaatcggttTTGCATCTTCCTTTAACTGCAAACGCACTGTGTACTTATTAAAACAACCTAGTCTATCCGAAAAGGTATGTGAAAACTTTGTTAATAACATCTCAATCAGTTTGTTATCGGAATATTCGCCattgcaatattttattggaGCTATTTCTAAATGAAACTGCGATATAAAATCACGTCCTAATAAACACGGGCCGCCATCTTGGATTACGTAAACATCGAGTATTTTAGTGACATCCAAATAAGTAATGGGCAATTTTGCTATACCTAAGCAGTTAATGTTTCCCCCTGTATAACTTATTAGCTTTTTTCGGCTTGACACTAGCTGTGTATCCTGAAAATACATGTTATAAGTTTTCTCGGATATAGCTGTTACTACCGAACCGCTGTCTATTTCGAACTTTAAGGGAATATTCCTGATATTTATAGTTACAGACATTGGTGCACCTCTATTAGAACGAATGTGCAAAATCTCACCATCGTCATCGCCCTGGTCCACCTCGCCAGAATCCACAAAGTTGACTCGTTTGCACATCCTACGTAAATGACCCTTCATGTTGCACTTGGTACACTTGTACCTTGCGAACCGACACTGATTGGACTTGTGGCTCTTGCGGCCACACACTGAACACCTTTCACTATCACTAGCCGGCTGGTTGCCGTCGGAGCCTTTCGCTATCGCGAACACAGGATCAGAGCTGAGGGTACCCGGCGGCGCGCTCATGGCCGCCGCGGCTGCCCCCGCGCGTGCGCACCGCACGCTCTCCGCCACGTCGACCGCCTTTGCCAGGGACAGGTCCTTCGTGTCCATGGCAAACATCTTCTCCCGCTCGGCACCCGGCAGCATTCCCATCACGAATTTGTCAAGTAATGAGTTCTCTAAGTCCTTGAAATTGCAATGCGCGGCGAGACCACGCAGGCGCGCGGCCCACTGCGCGTGCGTCTCGTCCGCGCGCTGCGCCGCCGCGTAGAAGTGGTACCGCTCCGCGAACCCGCATCGCCGTGGTGTGAAGTGTTGGTCTAACTCCTTCACTATATCGTCGAAACTCAGGTCCTCCAGTAACTTCGGTAGTACTAAATTGCTTGCTAGTTTATAGGTGTTCTCACTGAATGCGCTCAGCATGATAGCACGTTTCTTCACTCCCGCCTTGTCCGAAGATGCATCGATGTCATTTGCTAAAAACCACTGCTTTAATTGCATCTTATAAGAAGTCCAGTCCTGTATTGTGTGGTCAAAACGTAAAAAGTTTCCGAAAAACGCACTTGAACTTGGACCggccatttttatttattaatgtggGTAATTAACACACTCGCCGCCACTGTTATATACGGGAGATGAGTGAAACGACTGCTGGCTTGTAGCACACTGACCGTATATTGAATAGTGCCCTATACTTAACGGTGGCGCAGCCAcacctatacatatacctatgtaataataagtatgtatgcATTAGTTTGTTTTAGTCGATTTTGTTTACAAGGATAAGTTTCTGCTCGTATATATagacaaattatattaaaaaattaaaggGCACCAGCTTACTGCTAAAAGAAATGTTATTGCAAAAgaagggttctaccttttttggcctaagatttatttgcctaatctcgtattgcatagtaacgtttggtcaaagtctcgtttcgccgaaaatcgtatggcataaatctcgtttagtaaaaatttatttcgcataatcttgtttagcctaataatggtatggccaaatctcaAATAGCCTAACAATACTATGGCATAGCTTATTTATACAAACTACTAATATtcatttggctttaactttgacgaagcgtctccctacatagcgcaaactggtgccttgcattattaaattttccgCTATGTGGgtaacgctccgctccgcttcgctgcgctccgctttgctttcgacgaacatgtgcacctaacatgcTCCTCCTCGcattgctcgtcgtcgcacctatctttaggttcgatcccatggggtttaatggcgtttgtaatcattaagtataatggtcattcactttcgatattttgaccattcaatatcgtgattttcgggatgtaggagaaaaataccacaatttgtatatttaaaacatacttaatattgtatttattaagataatattaggagaaacaagattataccaatacgatcaatttgagcaaacgagacttaggtgtttcaagtttgtgccaaaagagttttagacgaaacgagtcttatgccacataagtcttggcgaagtgatgattctaccaaaaaagtttagaccttacgagttatgcgaaacgagtttagggtaataaagattaggcgagatgagcggaaccccaaAAGAAGATATATCTTGAAAACTACTACAGTGGGGAAAAAACCAAGTGAAAGGCGACTGAACCAACCAATTAAAAATGGGGAATCGAACCTATTGGACAGTGGCGACATCTGTAATTACCTTTGTGTTTCCCTCCCCATTATGATTAGGACTCGTTATAATGCATAAAtgttatgatatattttttgcataaaCGCATTGCTATTTCAGTGAGGTCATGATTTTGATATTAAATGGGTGTTGTGAGTAAGTTGTGTAGTGGCAATACTcattcatttgataatttgacGATAATACTATAGTCTTGTAATTACAGGGTGAAGTTTTATCATTGGTCTACCCCTCGGCGATTAGTAGAACCGCATGGTCCCATAGTGGAAGTTGCTCAGTATGTCTCGGCTATATTAACCTACATTGACAAATTTCACTTACAAAAGTCTACCTGTATACAGGATGCAATTACAGGGTggttattacactcacgggcaatgaaaaggttccattgagaaaagcaccaaattactcctaaacggaaaaggctagcttaatgacccCTTCtgaaacattgaagtacatttacaGAGCATCAgtatattaccaactaaaaacggtaatattttgttcaaatttgaaattaaatgctTGAGAACATTGAGgatgtttggtgtcggcattttgtgagtggaactattttattgcccgggagtgtagaTATGGTTGTTCAGTATGTCAGACATTAATTGAATCACTGGGGCTCGATCATTGCTAATATTCCACTCTGTATAACTTAACTAGCAATCTGTATGAGGCAGTCCAGCTTTCGggatcgtacgcaacggacgcatcgcattcagtattctttgtatagaaattcaacacaagtgcgtccacttcatcggcattgccggcGCCGTTTCTCGATacattaatgaaaataaaggTGTTACTGTAGGTGTCTTACTTAGTTATTAGATAAAGATGTTGTCTACTATGAGCATATACAagataagtaattaagtatttattagaaGATAACTGTTAAAACATTccaaatatttaagtattattattgccatagaatatttatttattgttattgttaagACAGTATTTATGATATGAAATCGTTTCAATGAATTTATTGCGTAGTGCCATTCAATATATATTTAGCTGAAACACGAGTTTATTATCAATTgtgaattaaaaaagaatatttatattgacCGTTATATCGATctcaaattatttatattcaaatatatacttatttatatttactaagtatataaaatgCCTTGTTGAAAATGAAATGCATTTACGAAGCATAggcatatatttatatttcttgtagaataaatgtatttaaaacatAGACCAATATATACTAAAGTGACGTTAAGGCAgatcaaataattaaaaagcaTAACTAGGCTATGCGGTTtaatatacagagtgttgcaaaaagataTACTAACccgaaaggggtgactcagcgtcattctgaataacttttgtcCTACGAGACTCGGCGTTGgctcctttttgcaacaccctgt from Plutella xylostella chromosome 2, ilPluXylo3.1, whole genome shotgun sequence carries:
- the LOC119692854 gene encoding uncharacterized protein LOC119692854; translated protein: MAGPSSSAFFGNFLRFDHTIQDWTSYKMQLKQWFLANDIDASSDKAGVKKRAIMLSAFSENTYKLASNLVLPKLLEDLSFDDIVKELDQHFTPRRCGFAERYHFYAAAQRADETHAQWAARLRGLAAHCNFKDLENSLLDKFVMGMLPGAEREKMFAMDTKDLSLAKAVDVAESVRCARAGAAAAAMSAPPGTLSSDPVFAIAKGSDGNQPASDSERCSVCGRKSHKSNQCRFARYKCTKCNMKGHLRRMCKRVNFVDSGEVDQGDDDVLTE